From the Eleutherodactylus coqui strain aEleCoq1 chromosome 9, aEleCoq1.hap1, whole genome shotgun sequence genome, the window cttccagggacacctctgggCTGGTACGGaccaggacagctttgttggtgaccctcGCTGTCCAGGGAATTCGTAGATGTTTTGTCCAACATCACAGCTAGGAAGGATCAATTTTTCTTGTGTCTACTATCCCCACTGACCGCGTCTCACAGCCATATGCTGCCATCGGgaagacgatggctgtgattaaccttcgattgatggtgactgagacatccttgtACTTCCACGATcggtccatgctcaccatggccgTACGCCCCAGTGCTCATTGACGCTTTATCTCACCTGTTGAGCTGCTACTATGATCGATGAGGGAGCCAAGGTATACAAAACTATTAACCACTTTGATTTCCACACTGTTGACCTTTATATGGACTTCCTTGTTGGCAGCGGTCATGGTCTTGGTCTTCTTGATGTTCAGGTGAAGTtccatcttctcactttcttcttttagcttCAGGATCATCATCTTCAGGTGCTTCACCGTCTCTGCTACCAGGGTCGTATCATATGTGTATCTTAGATTAGTGatggttcttccacctatttttaaCCCAATACCCGGATCATTTAAGTCCATCCGCCTCATGATCACGTCCGCATGGTGGTTGAAAAGAAAAGAAGACGTATATCCTGGTCTTGTGGGTTTTGATCTTCAGCCATTCTGTATGAAGGACCTGAAAAACATGATCTGGCGCGCTGGTCCTCCTACCTCCCTCATTGCTTCCCAAAGCTCATCATGCTCAACATAGTCGAAAGCCTTGGTATAATTAATGAAATTCAAGTAGAGCTTCTTCTGATACTTGCCTTTTCCATGATCCACCTCAAGTTTGTGATGTGTTCACAGGTCCCTCTGCCCTTGCGGAATCCAGCTTGAACATCAGAAAGTTCCTGGTCAAGGATATTGCCCAAGCGCTTCTGGAAGATTTTCAGAAGCACCTTCTTGGCGCGGGGAATCAGCGATTGTTCTACAGTTTTCGCAGTCCTTGACATCGCCTTTGTTGGCAGCGGGATGAAAACATATCTTTTCCAATCCTCTGGCCATGTGCAGGTCCTCCAGATTGTCCGGCATGGTGTTACAAGTGCAGCTCCTGGACCAGTTTGAGCAGCTCTGCTGGGATTCCATCGATCACCATGAAACTCTATGGATTAGAATCcacatacaatacattatatgtaaccacaaacagtaccaataaaaactacagctcaccccgtAAAAAACTAGTCCTGatggccatgtcaacagaaaaataaaaaagtcatggcttttgaaaagtggagaagaaattcccccaaaaatcattgcttccttatggccaaaaaagccgagtcactaaggggttaaagactttgTTACAATTTCTGTGAAGTtgcaaaagaataaaataaaatatgcacaaaaaaaagaaagtaatataaAGAAAATCCTCCACTAAGAACATGCTGATGGTTTCCACCTGCAGTCATCTGTCCTGATATACCAACCTGAAATACCTGAGTCCATGTGCGTTGCAGTGTGCTCTGTGCCAGCAGCCGGCGGCTTCTGGAGGGCGTGCTGCTGACATCTCAGCTGTTCATCATACCATTAAATAAGACAATTTAGCGACAGGCCCAGCAGAGTGTAAATGACTTAATTAACTCCGTCATCCCCAGTGACGTGCGGCTCCCTATTGtacattatctatatataaggGACAGATCGTCAGGCGAGAGCATCTCAGAGGCTTCCAGAAGGACCAACGCTGCGGCTCATCACTAGGACATCACCATGATTGTTATCCCTCTGCTCGCCCTGCTCCTGTATACCCAGCCCGGTAAGATCATTATATCATTATTACGCctctggtggtcacatgaccagtaCTCCTCTGGTATATGTCCCCTTTTATGGTCGGGTCTTCAGCCGTTTTGGTGGTGGTCCTCACCCCATGTTCCAAGCATCTCGCGGGTTCTCACACACCGTCCATCATGTAGTTCATTCTTTTCCTTTTAACCCTTCTATGCCCAGAAtaagagcagcagcacttttttacaaaagtcaaatgtactttttgaacttttatatAATTTGTTATTAACCTGTTAATTCCCAGCAAAAACCAGCGAGAACTTTATTACAGTTTTGTCTTTTTGTTAATCTTTTTTACACGCTTTCCCCACTTTTTAATACTTGTATATTTCTTTATATTATTTTCTGGTGCTTTGGGATACAactagcaaaaaaaataaatgtttttttaaaaatattttcattttttgtaaCTATGAAGTTTAGTAAAATCTATTTTAATGACCGTTTTCTATTACGGCCGTTTCGTTCTAGATGGTTTATATTTTAGGTTATTGCGGGTCTGGCACCCTGTTTGGGCGGCTGATGGCGATCTACGTGgccctttaagtttttttttacttttatatcaTTTTTGCCCATTGTAAAGAGCCATTTTAGGCTTAGATTAACTTTTCGTTGTTTTTCCTGTATCTGGGATAAATCAGCGTGGAATACAGTCTCTCTGCCAACGTTACAGAGCTGACCTATGCCTGGTGAGATCCAGCGGCTCCACATCACACCTGGCAACGGGATTTATTACATGATGGCCAGGACTAATACAGCAAATGGTATGgaagtgattgcagctctggatgtggctgCAGTATAAGACTTGATGCAACtgcagctttagatgtgactggagtatcaaACATACTATAACCGCAAAATTGCAGATGCAAATCTGGGTGTAGAGGAGTACAGGACAGAATGTAACTGCTGAattctgagtgcagctctggatgtgactgaggTGTAATTCATGATGTAACTGCTGACTTGTGACTACGgttctggaggtgactggagtattagacaTTATGAAACTGCAGAATTATagatgcagctctgggtgtgattagAGTGTAGGACAGACTGCAACAGCTGAattctgagtgcagctctggatgtgactgacgCTTTGGAttactttttgaactttttaaaatgtattattaaccccttagatgcccaTCAACCACAAGCGAAAACTTTACTACAGTTTTGTTGTCTTtttgttggcttttttttttacacatttctgctaCATTTAAAAtacttttagcttttttttattgtttttagtgcTTCGGAGTAAAAGTaacaaaaaagtttttctttttttatattttactatgaAGTTTaactaaaatatattttaattcaTTCTTCCTTTTTCCATTTCGGCCATTTTGCTCGGTTGATGTAGATGGTTTATACTGTAGATCACTGGGGGTCTAGAACTGTCGTATCGGCTGGCGATGGCAAATCCCATCTTTTCTCGCCAGGACTGTTAACGGGCGGGAACcctgctaatgaaaacaaaaccattgaaattaatggttctGCTtcatcctgttatgcggccgtgattataaGGGGCCACATGGCGGCACGAAATCACGCCGGTGTGAAAAAGCCCATGCAGTGTGACTGCAGATCTAGATGTGACTAAGGTATGAATTATGATGTAACTGCTAAATTGTAACTGTAGGTCTGGATGTGGCCGAGGTATTGTAAATGCAGCCCTGGTTGTGACTGGAGTACGAAACAATAGCCCTGCAGAATTGtagatgcagctttggatgtaacTGGAGCATAAGAGAAGCTGTAACTGCAGAATTTTGAATGTAGCTATGAATGTGATTGTCATATAACACGATTTaactgccaaatttcaagtacaGATCTGGATGTGACTGAGGTATCACTTATGATGCAGAAGCTGAATTGTGACTATGTCTGATTTTGGCTGGAGCAGATACTGTagttgcagctctggatgtaactggagtacaataaaaatgtattctgaatacagctctggatgtgactgctgTATAAGACATGATAAAAGTAACATACTGTAACTGCAGATAGGActgtgactaagggctcatgtgcaCAGGCGTTTCTTCacagcgtattacatgtgcaTCGCACGTCCACGTGATATGCAGCGATtgagtcaatgaaaatcaatggactgcagcgctggatgtgGTATAACTGTGAACCTGtttctgcagctctggatgtggatATAGCATGAGACATGATGTAGCTGCTGAATTGTGACTGcagttctggatgtgactggagtataaaacatGATGAAACTGCAGAATTTCATCTCTGGATATGATGTGACTGGAATATAAGACTTAAATTTTGAAttcagctttggatgtgattaGAGTACTTCGCAAGCTGTAGCTAGCAAATTCTGGATGTAATTGCATTATAACACATGATATAGCTGCCAAATTGCGAAACCAGATCTGCATGTGACTGAGGTATCGCTCATGATGTAACTGCTGAATTGTCACCACAGTTCTGGATCTGACTGGAGCATAAGACATAATGAAACTGCAGAATCTTagatgcagctctgggtgtgagtgGAGTATTAAACGTGATTTAACTGCTGAACTATAATTCTGCTCTACATATGATTGCAATATAAGATATAATGTAAATTCTTAATTCTGACTTCAGCTCTAGATGAAGCATGATAACTGCCAAATTGTAACTGCAGCTtcggatgtgactggagcataaaACATGACAACTGCCAAATTGTCATAAGGTATAAGACGCAATGTAACTGCAGGATTGTTATTGCGGCTCTACatgtgagggcttaaacagaccaaTGCGTTTGCGGAGctttttgcgcacgtgaaaatcacccccccccccctattaatTTCAGTTGATTTGTTCTCACCAGCGTGTTTCTCGTGTACAATTTCTGCCCTATCCGTCTGCCTTTttgtattttgcgcacgcaataaaGCGAGAATTGAATAGCCACATTGATGAAGACTTCTAACTTGTTCATTCGCAAATACGCTCCGCAGCGGCGAGCGCATTTGTTCATACGTTGGTCTGTTTAGGCCCCACTCAGATATAAGACATGATATAAGGCTAGTTCGCCGTTTGTTTCCATCTAGCGGTTCCATCGTAAGACCAGCTAAACAGAAAAAAACGGAAATGAGAACCGGAAGCAATCAGACGCTTTTCGTTCTTCGTTTTCCATTGACAACTATGCTAAAAACCCAAATCCGTTTTGGTTCCATTTATTTGAATTGGAATGGAAAGTGGAGCGATCTGCGCTTGAGCTTCCGATCTAAAAAATAAATGGCGCTGAAAAATTGACGATCGCATTGAAACTCAAGATTAAAGCTTGGCTACAGGCgcaaaaactggagcaagtcgaCGGAAATAAAAACCGCCGGTGTGAACGAGCCGTAACTCATCTGACAGGCAGAGTCCACGTGAAGTCAGTTCCACAATCTGTCTGTTGGCAGCGTTCAGCGGTTTTCTCTTTGCTTATCTAATTTCTGCGCCATTTTGTGTTTCTTCAGGCGAATCAATACATTGTTTCTACTGCCCGGATGAAACGCTGAGCTCCGAGTGCATCGACACCAAGAACTGCACGACTATGGGCTCATGCAAGACGACGGTGCTGAGCCCGGACGTAGGTGAGTGCTCCCTCCTCACCCCGCGCCATAAACTATCCTCTGGAGGCcgcgctcacacgagcgtattacaTGCGCGATGTACGGTCATATAATACACAATAAAGTTTCGGTGTTTAACTCACACTAATGTAtatttaaggtgaccagattttcccagagtCAAAacaggacaaaggggtgtggtaaaggggcggggcttattatgACGTGCTATAAAAGCGTTGttttaaaaagtacagggccggttcaaaaaagacagggagcaaattctgcagcatatctgcatccaaaaaaccgTTAATATCTGTACCAATCTGTACTGGGAAACgtaagccagggagcgctgactgcgggaagcctgcggaggaggtgaggaggagcgccGCGCAGCATGATATGTGGAAAAGCTGCTGACTTCcagtcaaaattcacaccaatagtaaggattttgacagtttttttgacATTCCGCAGCTGCCAATTTCTGccatgctgccacatgcagagcagccccagtagtaatagggacccctatattggctccggtagcaatagcgtccgcacagtggcctcagttgtaatagtgacccccacagtgacatcagtagttaaagtgacccccacagtggcatcagtagtaacagtgacccctatatttgccccggtagtaatagtgacccccacagtggcctcagtagtaatagtgacccccacagtggcctcagtagtaatagtgaccactatattgGCCAGGGTACTAATTGTAACCCCAACAGTTGCCTCAATAGTAatcatgacccccacagtggcatcagtagtaatagtgacccctatattgttcCCGGTAGTAATAGAGACCGCTATATTgttcccggtagtaatagtgacccccacagtggcctcagtagtaatagtgacccctatattggccccggtagtaatagtgtccccacagtgacatcagtagtaatagtgaccccacagtggcctcagtagtaatagtgacacctatattgacccaggtagtaatagtaacccccacagtggcttcaataGTAATCGTGACCCGACAGTGGcatcggtagtaatagtgacaccgatattggcccaagtagtaatagtgttcccacagtgacatcagtaataatagtgaccccacagtggcctcagtagtaatagtgacccctatattggcccgggtagtaatcatgacccccacagtggcctcagtagtaattgtgacccccacagtagcatcagtagtaatagtgacccctatattggctccggtggtaatagtgtccccattgtgacatcagtagtaatagtgtccccacagtagcctcagtagtaatagggacccctatattggccccggtagtaatagtgtccacacagtgacatcagtagtaatagtgtccccacagtagcctcagtagtaatagtgacacctatattgacccaggtagtaatagtaacccccacagtggcttcaataGTAATCGTGACCcgacagtggcatcagtagtaatagtgacaacgatattggcccaagtagtaatagtgtccccacagtgacatcagtaataatagtgaccccacagtggcctcagtagtaatagtgacccctataatggtagtaatagtaacccccacagtggcttcactagtaattgtgacccccacagtagcagcagtagtaatagtgacccctatattggccccagtagtaatagtgtccccattgtgacatcagtagtaataatgaccccacagtggcctcagtagtaatagtgacccctatattggcccgggtagtaatagtaaccccacagtggcctcaatagtaatcatgacccccacagtggcctcagtcagTGCAGAAATCCTTTATTGTGCCCATAAAATgtgacaacgtttcgaccacacTTACAGTGTAAGTGTGGTCGAAACATTGTCACATTTTATGGGCACAATAAAGGATTTCTGCACTGGATGAAGTGAGTTGTAACTTCCATTGACTAACTGCCCAGGATGCTGCTGTAAGGACCATTTGGACTATTATTTGTGAGGTGGTTCAGGATCCAGAACCACGTTGGCAGCTTTGCATTCCTTATCATGCATATGAGGCCTCCCTCCCAGTGGAGCTATTTGTGTGTGCTGTTGTCTATTGCAATACagttcacagtggcctcagcagtaatagtgacccctatattggcccgggtagtaatagtaacccccacagtggcctcaatagtaattgtgactcccccccccccccccccagtgacctcagtagtaatagtaacacttATATTGTTCCtggtagtaatcgtgaccccacagtggcctcagtagtaatagtgacgccctaTATTGGCCTgggtagtaatagtacccccagagTGGTTTCAGTAGGAAtcgtgacccctatattggccccagtagtaatagtgatccccctgaGACTCATATACTTACGTCCTCCTGGTCTTTAGAGCGCTGCTGCTACTTTGATCAGTGCTGCtgcaggatgcacacactgatataACTGCGTGCACCTGgactcctcctcccttcccctctcctcctgcagaaccaacgaggagaggtcaggggaggatgagcacgggtgcacacactgccgtcagtgtgtgcattccACAGCAGCGGCAGTGAGACATTACCagccagggagctgcggcactccggctggtaatcaccttcatggtaaCCCAGTTtcccgaaagcgggacaaatggctgtcccgctgcgacagcggggggggggcatcagagatgcgcccctccgctgttaaccccttctctgccgctccctctgtgactccagccggctctcgcgataaaatcgtgagagcccagctggttgctatggcaacaggacaccagataccggcgtcctgtattgccatagcttgtgatcgctatagtaagcgataaggcatggcaggagagaagtcctgccatgccttatcgtagcgatctgcagtgctgcagtaaaagtccctcagagggacacagattgtataaaaaaaaagagcaaaataaagtacaaaaaacaaaaatgtaaaaactctttaatgttttttctcatattagcaaaaaaaaaaattaaaaaataaaaaatcccacatatttggtattgacgcgtccgtaacgacgcgtacaatacattgaacgcgcttattatcctgcacggcaaaaagcgttaagaatgctaaaaaactgaggcaaaatgctaatttttggtaccaataaaaactacagctcgtcttgcaaaaaataagccctcatagagttccgtccatgaaaaagtaaaaaagttacaggaatttgaatgcagtgagtttagaaaaaaataataatttccaaaaaaagggtttttattgtggaaaagtggaaaaacctaaaaaaaatataagaactttggtatcgttgtaaccgtaccgacccgcagaaaaaaatgtagtgtgtcatttatgctgcataattatcgctttaaaaaaaacccaaaaatctatggcagaattgatgcgttttctctccctacgatcataaaaaaaataataaaagttttacaatgtagccaaaaatagtaccaataaaaactacagttcgccacgcaaaaaacaagcccttatacggccgcgccgacggaaaataaaaaagttatggctgttgaaaaatggagatgaaaaaataccaaaaatcgcttcgtcctcaacgccaaaataggccgtgtcattaaggggttaactggtgtaataatgacAAAATTAACCTCCAATGCAAAAGTATTCATTTGGAGcgctgctgcatttttttctcggAGACGTTtttgacggccattttgaactttGCCATATTAAAGTCAGCTTAGGTTTTTCCAATGGTAAGgcggtcatgtgatatatcagtcaTAGTGAGACCGGAATCAGAAGCAGTCAAAGTGTCAGTTTTGTCccatctttacttgtttaggagttaagtgagggcaAAGTTGGTAAATTGTGTCTGATATTCAGGGACTCTTTCCATTGACGGATCACTTAACGGTGAAATGTCCCTCCAGATGTTACAGGATGCCTATTCCCATCTGTGCCCAATAGAGGGACTTGTCATCGTTAAGTGATCCATCAATTGGACGAGGCCATGGATGTCAGACACAGTTTAAAATTTTGCTCTCACTTAACTTCTAAACAAGTAAAGACGGGGCAAAAGTGAGACTTCCAGTATGTTTCTGAGTCAATTCTAGCTAAGATTAATATCCCACAAgacccccttcccatttgaaaaacctgagctgaattcaaaaTGGCTCCTAAAAATGGCTCCTccaccaaaaaaatgcagccGCCCTCCAGATTAACACTTTCCCACATTGGAAGTCAGACTTCTAGTAATTACATTAGTTAAATAGGTGTGCCCaaacttttgcctcaccctgtacaTTCTgtgcctgggaaagttgggtagtgaccctaacagtaatagtgtccctattagtggccccaatagtaatagtgaccccattagtggccccaatagtaatagtgaccctattagtggccccaatagtaatagtgaccccattagtggccccattagtaatagtgaacctgttagtagcccaaatagtaatagtaatccTGTTAGCAGCCCCCCAAGTGATAGTATccctattagtggccccagtagtaatagtgaacctgttagtggcccaaatagtaatagtaatccTTTTAGcagccccacagtaatagtgtccctattagtggccccaatagtaaaagtgaccctattagaggcccaagtagtaatagtgaccccgttagcAGCCCCAACTGTTATACTGACCCTGTTAGCAGTCCTAatattaataatgcccccatttgTAAcctaaatagtaatagtgcccccgtcaGCAGCCCCGATAATTAGTGTCCCCATCAgcagccccaacagtaatagtgtccttattAGTGTCCCCAATAATGAGTGTCCCcatcagcagccccagtagtaatagtgacccccattaggtGCCCCAATCACCTCACCTCGCTATCCCTTTGGATCCCGCTGATCTTCCCTGGCCTCAGTCATGTTAATGGCACATGACCCATACAGTCAAACACTGGTCACGCAAACCTGAGGCCAGTAGGAAGATCAGCGGGATCGGAAGGAATggcaagcagagcagaggaggtgaaaaaagttttttttcacattttggggTGGCTGTGGGACGTGCCTCCTGCcaccgaggactgcaggacaccgTCTTAAATCCAGTACCGTCTTGTAATAACCGAAGACCAAACACTACCATATGAATGACTGACGAAAGCAACGCCATATGTAGATCCcaactgcatcacatgaccccaATACGTTATATTTCAGGTTTCCCCTTCCAAGGGAACGAGGTGGTGATCCGCGGCTGCTCCATATCTGAAACCTGCATACCCAGCGATGAGGGACTTGGAAATTCCCGGGTTATATTCTGCTGCACCACCGACCTTTGTAATAACCGAGGAATAAATGCTTCAGTATTAATGGCTTATGGAAACGGCGCAGCGGCGCGGAGCAGCGGGACAGCGGGGGTAATCCTCGCAGGAATTTCTATGCTGCTGATCGTAATGTGGCAATAAGTGAAACCCTACGAACAATGAGCGCTGCCAGCCGCAAGCCGGAGCCACAACTCTGCCGCTCGCTTTACATGGGCGTAAGCacatttgtgctgtgtatttgcaagaTGGGCgttgcgtttttgcgcacatctGTGCGTGGTTTACTGCATTCTCCCTTTGTTTTTCATAGCCAATTAAGTTAAACATGGGCTAATTTGTGcataatccgcaccaaaataggacgtgccccgttttttttttgtgtgcgaccatatagcggaaaaaaaacgcacatgaCCGAACCCTCTGATATCAATGGGTACTAGTCACTGCGTGCAACttgtgcacataatacgcagcgcaaatgagtttgtgtgaataagcccttttctCTCACATAGGCGTATGTCggctgcatttttcacacgtgtTATACGTGGTGCTACAAGCCCACTGATTGGCGCCACTCAGAACTGCGTATTACACGTgtgaaaaaaacctgcagcaagtcctattttggtgcatattacatgtcTAATACGCTCCAGTGTATCCAggggatttaacatatgcagcagATATACAAGTACATGAACaatatgtgcataatacgcaggACATGTACGTCATCACAGTACTATATCTACTGGACTGAGAGCACTAAGTGTACTGGGATGTGTGCGCTCCGCAGTCAGCGGCACCAGAAGCAGCGCTTCTCTTGTATTGACTATTTATTAAAGAGAAGAACCGAGGCTCCAGGTCACATGATGTATGATTTTCTAGGTCACATGATGTATGATGTTCCCACccacacctgtacctgtacccatacctaaactgtgctgtaTATAGCTGCAAAACAAATCAACACACAGCATCTAGCCCCCTGGCATAAGCTTTTCaaccatgactcatttcctggactacatgaacGTTTGTTTGCAGACCCTTGGGCTCTATTCATGTtgtttgcatttttgaaccacaattaaaatcatattaaaaaaacacatacagtattaaaaaccacatgtggatTGTGATGCATTTTCAATTGTGtgcaaagtgtgcaattatataaaagaaatacccaggttataccagcatgctccatatcaataTATGCAGAataatgtataatttataccagcagtacatatataatcatatacaggagttacccaggttatacaagcatgctccatatcactatatacaggagatgtataacttatactagctgtacatatataataatatacaggagttacccaggttataccagcatgctccatatcactatatacagtacaggagatacccaggttataccagtatgctccatatcactatatacaggagatgtataacttataccagctgtacatatataatcatatacaggagttactcaggttataccagcatgctccatatcaataTATACAGTACAGGAGATACCAGGTTATagcagtatgctccatatcactatatacaggagatgtataacttataccagctgtacatatataatcatatacaggagttacccaggttataccagcattctccatatcactatatacaggagatgtataaaatataccagctgtacatatataatcatatacaggagatacccaggttataccagcatgctccatatcactatatacaggagatgtataacttatactagctgtacatatataatcatatacaggagatacccaggttataccagcatgctccatatcaatatatacagtacaggagatacccaggttatagcagtatgctccatatcactatatacaggagatgtataacttataccagctgtacatatataatcatatacaggagttacccaggttataccagcatgccccatatcactatatacaggagatgtataac encodes:
- the LOC136578878 gene encoding ly6/PLAUR domain-containing protein 2-like; this translates as MIVIPLLALLLYTQPGESIHCFYCPDETLSSECIDTKNCTTMGSCKTTVLSPDVGFPFQGNEVVIRGCSISETCIPSDEGLGNSRVIFCCTTDLCNNRGINASVLMAYGNGAAARSSGTAGVILAGISMLLIVMWQ